One genomic segment of Methylocystis sp. SC2 includes these proteins:
- a CDS encoding HAMP domain-containing sensor histidine kinase: MTALGKLFRTTAFKLSIAYLVLFSIGAGLVLARVGARVKEVLDEQIEQTVDAEIRALSEQYAQGGLRQLANAVERRVRAPGGSLYLLSSHAGDVIVGNIEPPNFTPSGGTELVETTYERRGEPGDKHPALLRLFLLPGGFRLLIGHDIEDHEVLRGILRRALGVSLFWLALVGALGGLFVSHRMLERVDVMSGSARRIMAGDMHERLAISGAGDELDRLAENFNAMLERISELMAGLREVSDNIAHDLKTPLTRLRNRAEAALRAGSNDSEHRAALAAVIEESDNLIRVFNALLMIARAEAGYSSDNMASFDADAVVRDIAEMYEPVAEEQGVRLDVAAQDGLAVTGSRELLGQALVNLVDNALKYGGTGDEPRIAIDARRVGDRVEIIVADRGPGIAPSDRERVVGRFVRLENSRSRPGSGLGLSLAAAVARMHHGALRIEDNAPGLRVALSLPAMRTTVGPAARMERA; encoded by the coding sequence GTGACGGCGCTCGGTAAGCTTTTCCGCACGACGGCGTTCAAACTGTCGATCGCCTATCTCGTGCTGTTCTCGATTGGCGCGGGCCTCGTGCTCGCGCGCGTCGGCGCACGCGTCAAGGAAGTTCTCGACGAACAGATCGAGCAGACCGTCGACGCAGAAATACGGGCGCTGTCCGAACAATATGCGCAGGGCGGCCTGCGCCAGCTCGCCAATGCGGTGGAGCGCCGCGTGCGCGCGCCCGGCGGTTCGCTCTATCTGCTCTCGAGTCATGCCGGAGACGTCATCGTCGGCAACATCGAGCCGCCGAATTTCACGCCGTCGGGCGGCACGGAACTCGTCGAGACGACCTATGAGCGACGCGGCGAGCCGGGCGACAAGCATCCGGCCTTGCTGCGGCTGTTTCTGCTTCCCGGCGGCTTTCGCCTGCTTATCGGCCATGACATCGAAGATCATGAAGTGCTTCGCGGCATATTGCGTCGCGCGCTCGGCGTGTCGCTCTTCTGGCTCGCGCTCGTCGGCGCGCTTGGCGGCTTGTTCGTCTCGCACCGCATGCTGGAGCGCGTCGACGTGATGTCGGGCTCGGCCCGCCGCATCATGGCGGGCGATATGCACGAGCGACTCGCCATCTCGGGCGCCGGCGACGAGCTTGACCGGCTGGCGGAAAACTTCAACGCCATGCTCGAGCGCATCAGCGAGTTGATGGCCGGCTTGCGCGAAGTTTCCGATAATATCGCCCATGACCTCAAGACGCCGTTGACCCGATTGCGCAACCGCGCCGAGGCGGCGTTGCGGGCAGGCTCGAACGACAGCGAGCATCGCGCGGCGCTCGCCGCCGTGATCGAAGAATCCGACAACCTGATCCGCGTGTTCAACGCGCTATTGATGATCGCGCGCGCCGAGGCCGGCTATTCCAGCGACAATATGGCGAGCTTCGACGCCGACGCCGTCGTGCGCGACATCGCCGAGATGTACGAGCCCGTCGCCGAAGAGCAGGGCGTCCGCCTCGACGTGGCGGCGCAGGACGGACTTGCGGTCACCGGCAGCCGCGAACTGCTCGGGCAGGCGCTCGTGAATCTCGTCGACAATGCGCTGAAATATGGCGGGACAGGCGATGAGCCGCGCATCGCCATCGACGCGCGGCGCGTCGGCGATCGCGTGGAAATCATTGTCGCGGATCGCGGACCCGGCATTGCGCCATCGGATCGCGAGCGCGTGGTGGGACGTTTTGTGCGGCTTGAGAATTCCCGTTCGCGGCCAGGCTCAGGTCTCGGCCTGTCGCTGGCGGCGGCGGTTGCGCGGATGCATCACGGCGCGTTGCGGATAGAAGACAATGCGCCTGGATTGCGCGTGGCGCTATCGCTGCCGGCGATGCGCACAACGGTCGGTCCGGCGGCGCGGATGGAGCGCGCATAA
- a CDS encoding response regulator transcription factor yields MRILIIEDDSEASEYLVKAFREQGHVAEHAADGLAGYGRASEGGYDVLIVDRMLPKMDGLSLISGLREQGVQTPALILSALGQVDDRVKGLRAGGDDYLPKPYAFSELLARVEALARRRVGPKGEETQYRVGDLELDRLSHKVTVGSQEVVLQPREFRLLEYLMKHAGQVVTRTMLLENVWDYHFDPQTNVIDVHISRLRSKIDKGRENPLLHTIRGAGYMIRDGAR; encoded by the coding sequence ATGCGCATTCTGATCATTGAAGACGACAGCGAAGCGAGCGAATACCTCGTCAAGGCGTTCCGCGAACAAGGCCATGTCGCCGAACACGCCGCCGATGGGCTTGCCGGCTATGGACGCGCCAGCGAAGGCGGTTACGACGTGCTGATCGTCGACAGGATGCTGCCCAAGATGGATGGGCTGTCGCTGATCTCGGGCCTGCGCGAGCAGGGCGTTCAGACGCCGGCGCTCATTCTCTCCGCGCTCGGCCAGGTCGACGACCGGGTGAAGGGTCTGCGCGCCGGGGGCGACGACTATCTGCCAAAACCCTACGCCTTTTCGGAACTGCTGGCGCGGGTCGAGGCGCTGGCGCGCCGCCGCGTCGGGCCCAAGGGCGAAGAAACCCAGTATCGCGTCGGCGATCTGGAGCTCGATCGCTTGTCGCACAAGGTGACGGTCGGCAGCCAGGAGGTGGTGCTTCAGCCGCGCGAGTTCCGGCTGCTGGAATATCTGATGAAACACGCCGGCCAGGTGGTGACCCGCACCATGCTGCTCGAGAATGTCTGGGACTATCATTTCGATCCGCAGACCAATGTCATCGACGTGCATATTTCCCGTTTGCGCTCCAAGATCGACAAAGGCCGCGAGAACCCGCTTCTGCACACCATCCGCGGGGCTGGGTATATGATCCGTGACGGCGCTCGGTAA
- a CDS encoding efflux RND transporter periplasmic adaptor subunit has translation MITHMRRAPAPFFGLCILSGFFILGGLLSFSAPPAQAAPAETQNLQPILVKISEDQMRVAGVETQPIERESGMGELVVPGVVAVPPQQLLIVAAPAAGLVETLLVAIDEDVKQGAPIATLKSSELIEAQRAFLHAVSEANLAAEKLRRDEQLFKEHIIAERRLIVTRAEATQARSALDERRQILSLAGMTDQEIDSLQRERKLASSLVVRAPVTGTVLQRHGTTGERVQASAPLITIARLDPIWVNLQVPLGRAAALDNVARVHVPLAGIDGRLIRIGRTVDAATQSVTAVAEFRTGASPLRPGQAVQAILRLKGGGDTQWRVSADALVNFKNHNWVFVRSPEGFVATPVTLLSETPQSASVQGALKAGERVATRGLLTLLAELAEAER, from the coding sequence ATGATCACACACATGCGGCGGGCGCCTGCTCCTTTCTTTGGCCTTTGCATTCTCTCGGGCTTTTTCATTCTCGGCGGCCTTCTGAGCTTCAGCGCCCCACCAGCGCAAGCCGCCCCCGCCGAGACACAGAACCTGCAGCCGATCCTCGTCAAAATCAGCGAAGATCAGATGCGCGTCGCCGGCGTCGAGACTCAGCCCATCGAGCGGGAGTCGGGCATGGGCGAACTCGTCGTGCCGGGCGTCGTCGCCGTGCCGCCGCAACAGCTGCTGATCGTGGCGGCCCCCGCCGCCGGCCTGGTCGAGACTCTGCTCGTCGCAATCGACGAGGATGTCAAACAGGGCGCCCCGATCGCGACGCTGAAGTCGTCGGAGCTCATCGAGGCCCAGCGCGCCTTCCTGCACGCTGTCTCGGAGGCGAATCTCGCGGCCGAGAAGCTGCGGCGCGACGAGCAGCTGTTCAAGGAACATATCATCGCCGAGCGGCGGTTGATCGTCACGCGCGCCGAGGCGACTCAGGCGCGCTCGGCGCTGGATGAGCGCAGACAAATTCTGTCGCTGGCCGGCATGACCGATCAGGAGATCGATTCGCTTCAGCGCGAGCGCAAGCTGGCGAGCTCGCTCGTCGTGCGCGCGCCGGTCACCGGCACCGTCCTGCAGCGGCACGGCACGACGGGCGAACGCGTGCAGGCGTCGGCGCCGCTCATCACGATTGCGCGGCTCGACCCCATTTGGGTCAATCTGCAGGTGCCCCTTGGCCGCGCCGCTGCGCTCGACAACGTCGCCCGCGTGCATGTGCCCTTGGCGGGCATCGACGGCAGACTCATCCGCATCGGCCGCACCGTGGACGCGGCGACGCAGTCGGTCACGGCCGTCGCCGAATTTCGGACGGGAGCGAGTCCGCTGCGCCCTGGCCAAGCGGTCCAGGCGATCCTGCGCCTTAAAGGCGGCGGCGATACGCAGTGGCGGGTTTCCGCGGACGCTCTGGTGAACTTCAAAAATCACAATTGGGTGTTCGTGCGCTCGCCGGAAGGCTTTGTCGCGACCCCGGTGACGCTACTTTCCGAGACGCCGCAGTCCGCGTCCGTCCAGGGCGCGCTCAAGGCGGGCGAGCGCGTCGCGACCCGCGGCCTGCTGACCTTGCTGGCGGAACTCGCCGAGGCCGAAAGGTGA
- a CDS encoding Do family serine endopeptidase codes for MPIANNPRDRAIAAPRRASRLALMGAAAAFALGAAIGPAPLTPAYAEAPLSGSVTAAGPASFADVVERVKPAVVAIKVKAVDDQQGGIFEMPDVSPDDPMYRFFKRFGEGQGGRPQKHMTMSQGSGFIISPDGYVVTNNHVVEHASEVEVALDDGRTLPAKVVGTDKRTDLALLKISDGAKLPYVDWGSAAPRVGDWVIAVGNPFGLGGSVTAGIVSARGRDIGAGPYDDFLQIDAPVNRGNSGGPAFDSRGNVIGVNTAIYSPSGGSIGIGFAIPAEVAKDVVAALKDKGSVSRGWIGVKIQNVTPEIADSMGLKSAKGALIAQPQRGAPAEEAGLKSGDVIVAVNGDKIDTSRDLARRIAALGPGKTADITYLRSGVEKTVKLKLGALPDEREARADDEGFSEHGPELSGLGLEVAPAAEVRGAGRQGLFVTDLDPSGAAAQKGLRRGDVIVEAAGQPVSSRGDLASALEAARKEGRRSVLLRVKSADGAKFIAVPVKGGAG; via the coding sequence ATGCCTATCGCAAACAATCCTCGCGACCGCGCCATTGCAGCGCCGCGCCGCGCGTCCCGTCTGGCGCTGATGGGCGCTGCGGCCGCATTCGCGCTGGGCGCCGCGATCGGTCCGGCGCCGCTGACGCCGGCTTATGCCGAAGCGCCGCTTTCAGGTTCTGTCACCGCCGCCGGACCCGCCTCCTTTGCTGACGTCGTCGAGCGGGTCAAGCCGGCGGTCGTCGCCATCAAGGTCAAAGCCGTCGATGATCAGCAGGGCGGCATCTTCGAGATGCCGGACGTATCGCCCGACGACCCGATGTACCGCTTTTTCAAGCGCTTCGGAGAAGGTCAAGGGGGCCGTCCGCAAAAGCACATGACGATGTCGCAGGGCTCTGGTTTCATCATCAGCCCGGACGGCTATGTCGTCACCAATAACCACGTTGTGGAGCACGCCAGCGAAGTCGAGGTTGCGCTCGACGACGGAAGAACGCTGCCCGCCAAGGTTGTCGGCACGGATAAGCGCACCGATTTGGCGCTGCTCAAGATCAGCGACGGCGCAAAACTGCCCTATGTCGACTGGGGCTCCGCGGCGCCGCGCGTCGGCGATTGGGTGATCGCGGTCGGAAACCCGTTCGGACTCGGAGGCTCGGTCACCGCCGGCATCGTTTCGGCGCGCGGGCGCGACATCGGCGCAGGCCCTTACGACGACTTCCTGCAGATCGACGCGCCGGTCAATCGCGGCAATTCCGGCGGTCCGGCGTTCGATTCGCGCGGCAATGTGATCGGCGTCAATACGGCGATCTATTCGCCTTCCGGCGGTTCGATCGGCATCGGCTTCGCCATTCCGGCCGAGGTGGCCAAGGACGTGGTCGCGGCGCTCAAGGATAAAGGCTCCGTGTCGCGCGGCTGGATTGGGGTCAAGATTCAAAACGTGACGCCGGAAATCGCCGACAGCATGGGGCTGAAGTCCGCGAAAGGCGCGCTGATCGCGCAGCCGCAGCGGGGCGCGCCGGCGGAAGAGGCCGGCCTGAAGTCTGGCGACGTCATCGTCGCCGTCAACGGCGACAAGATCGACACGTCGCGCGATCTCGCGCGCCGCATCGCCGCCCTCGGCCCGGGCAAGACGGCGGACATCACCTATCTGCGCTCGGGCGTCGAAAAGACGGTGAAGCTGAAACTCGGCGCGCTGCCCGACGAACGCGAAGCGCGCGCCGACGACGAAGGCTTTTCGGAGCACGGACCGGAACTGTCCGGCCTTGGGCTCGAGGTCGCCCCGGCGGCTGAGGTCCGCGGCGCAGGCCGGCAAGGGCTGTTCGTGACGGATCTCGATCCCTCCGGCGCCGCCGCGCAAAAGGGACTGCGCAGGGGCGACGTGATCGTCGAGGCCGCCGGGCAGCCGGTGAGCTCCCGTGGCGACCTCGCCTCGGCGCTCGAGGCGGCGCGCAAGGAAGGACGGCGTTCGGTGCTGCTGCGCGTGAAATCCGCGGACGGCGCGAAGTTCATCGCCGTTCCGGTGAAAGGCGGCGCCGGCTAG
- a CDS encoding PAS domain-containing sensor histidine kinase, whose product MARAPAARVKTHAHTVWGAYRFDEDGAKRPKDFSWLRPLAFAACAVCLVSLAAFVVSLTSAMQDRLVEQAVDDLDLFVRAVSQDLRDKIKTDAQKPFGAPLDQLVPQGALARGRRVLVTDERGRVAAAFPPMPSKDLTLSQAIGAEDALLDFADNAGVLRVTLPDGVPALVSVRKLPTPFGQVAMIYPVDNVLGEWRVIASRYALLFACTTLLLLVIVLAYFRQSWRRQEVERANTLIRRRLEAALSRGRCGLWEWDIARGRIYWSDSMYEMLGLPAERRSLSYAELSALLHPDDGDFQTMADMVASARTNSADHEFRLKNATGEWIWLRARAQIVEDSREAGKHLIGIAIDVSEQRALAEQTEMANLRLRDAIDAISEAFVLWDSKNRLVTCNSKFLSLHGLSLEAASAGANYRQIMSCAIAPLIRTQVASPDGPSPDARTYEAQLIDGRWLQINERRTKDGGYVSVGADITALKRNEEKLRESERRLTASVADLTRSRQTLEMQAQQLAILAEQYHHQKAEAEAAYVAKSEFLANMSHELRTPLNAIIGFSEMMEAEPFGALGSPKYREYCCGIRQGGNYLNEVLSDILDMSRLEAGLIRLAEREINVAEALRKAVGAWRARAEAKNIELVADARENLRCVGDEAAIVKTLSIFLSNAVKFSESGRVVRVRARAHGGAIDVYVEDSGRGIDPRAIPKLGKPFEQCADLMENGMRGSGLGLAIARALIELHGGALRVRSRLGEGTVVMMRLPAASATVTPLKARAVEAAATAQTAPYARSIRAAGPTVVRIAGSDSATRNPGALSSIRNAP is encoded by the coding sequence ATGGCGCGCGCTCCCGCTGCCCGCGTGAAGACTCACGCCCATACTGTGTGGGGAGCGTACAGGTTCGACGAGGACGGCGCAAAGCGGCCGAAGGACTTCTCCTGGCTGCGCCCTTTGGCGTTCGCCGCCTGCGCGGTTTGCCTCGTCTCTCTCGCCGCCTTTGTCGTGTCGCTGACCAGCGCGATGCAGGATCGGCTGGTCGAGCAGGCCGTCGACGATCTCGACCTTTTCGTGCGCGCCGTGTCGCAGGACCTGCGCGATAAAATCAAGACCGACGCGCAAAAGCCGTTCGGCGCGCCGCTCGATCAGCTCGTGCCGCAAGGCGCGCTCGCGCGAGGGCGACGCGTTCTGGTGACGGACGAGCGCGGCCGCGTCGCCGCCGCCTTTCCGCCGATGCCGTCGAAGGATCTGACGCTGTCGCAAGCCATCGGCGCCGAAGACGCGCTCCTCGACTTCGCCGACAACGCCGGCGTCTTGCGCGTCACTTTGCCCGATGGCGTTCCGGCGCTCGTGAGCGTCAGGAAGCTTCCGACGCCATTCGGCCAGGTGGCGATGATTTATCCCGTCGACAATGTGCTCGGCGAATGGCGCGTGATCGCGTCCCGCTATGCGCTGCTGTTCGCCTGCACCACGCTGCTGCTGCTCGTCATCGTCCTCGCCTATTTCCGCCAGAGTTGGCGCCGTCAGGAAGTCGAACGCGCCAACACGCTGATCCGCAGGCGCCTCGAGGCGGCGCTGTCGCGCGGCCGGTGCGGCCTGTGGGAATGGGACATTGCGCGCGGCCGGATCTACTGGTCGGACTCCATGTATGAAATGTTGGGCCTGCCGGCCGAGCGCCGCTCGCTCTCCTACGCCGAATTGAGCGCGCTGCTGCATCCCGACGACGGCGATTTCCAGACGATGGCCGACATGGTCGCGAGCGCGCGGACGAATAGCGCCGATCACGAGTTTCGGCTGAAGAACGCCACGGGCGAATGGATCTGGCTGCGCGCGCGAGCGCAGATCGTCGAAGACAGTCGAGAAGCCGGCAAACATCTTATTGGAATCGCCATCGACGTTTCGGAGCAACGCGCGCTCGCCGAACAAACGGAGATGGCCAATTTGCGCCTGCGCGACGCGATCGACGCCATTTCCGAAGCCTTCGTGCTGTGGGACTCCAAAAACCGACTCGTGACCTGCAATTCGAAATTTCTCTCGCTGCATGGCCTTTCGCTGGAAGCCGCATCCGCCGGGGCGAACTATCGGCAGATCATGAGCTGCGCCATCGCGCCGCTGATCCGCACCCAGGTCGCCTCGCCCGACGGACCTTCGCCGGACGCCCGCACCTACGAGGCGCAGCTCATCGACGGGCGCTGGCTTCAGATCAACGAGCGCCGCACCAAGGACGGCGGCTATGTTTCCGTGGGCGCCGATATTACGGCGCTGAAGCGCAACGAGGAGAAGCTGCGTGAATCGGAGCGCCGCCTCACCGCAAGCGTCGCCGATCTGACCCGCTCGCGACAGACGCTGGAGATGCAGGCGCAGCAGCTCGCGATTCTCGCCGAGCAGTATCATCATCAAAAGGCCGAGGCGGAGGCCGCCTATGTGGCGAAATCGGAATTCCTCGCCAATATGAGCCATGAGCTGCGCACGCCGCTCAACGCCATCATCGGCTTTTCGGAAATGATGGAGGCGGAGCCTTTCGGCGCGCTCGGTTCGCCAAAATATCGCGAATATTGCTGCGGCATACGCCAGGGCGGCAATTACCTCAACGAAGTGCTGTCCGACATTCTCGACATGTCGCGTCTCGAAGCGGGCCTCATCCGCCTCGCCGAACGGGAGATCAACGTCGCGGAGGCGCTGCGCAAAGCCGTCGGAGCCTGGCGCGCGCGCGCCGAAGCAAAGAACATCGAACTTGTCGCCGACGCCCGCGAAAACCTGCGTTGCGTCGGAGACGAAGCGGCGATCGTCAAGACGCTGAGCATCTTTCTGTCGAACGCCGTCAAATTCAGCGAATCCGGACGCGTCGTGCGGGTGCGCGCGCGCGCCCACGGCGGCGCGATCGACGTCTATGTCGAGGATTCGGGACGCGGCATCGACCCGCGCGCCATCCCCAAGCTCGGCAAGCCGTTCGAACAATGCGCCGATCTGATGGAAAACGGCATGCGCGGATCCGGGCTCGGCCTCGCCATCGCCCGCGCCCTCATCGAGCTGCATGGCGGCGCGCTGCGCGTCCGCTCCCGTCTTGGAGAAGGCACCGTCGTCATGATGCGCTTGCCGGCGGCCTCCGCGACGGTGACCCCATTGAAGGCGCGCGCCGTCGAAGCGGCCGCGACCGCGCAGACCGCGCCTTATGCGCGCTCCATCCGCGCCGCCGGACCGACCGTTGTGCGCATCGCCGGCAGCGATAGCGCCACGCGCAATCCAGGCGCATTGTCTTCTATCCGCAACGCGCCGTGA
- the pepN gene encoding aminopeptidase N, producing MRHPSTAAIRLADYRPADFAIDSVELDFSLHPSKTRVSARLALRRNPAGDSSAPLVLDGDELMLLGVKLDGRTLGPGEYEATQDRLTLAKIPDAPFTLEIDTELNPSGNTQLSGLYRSGSAYCTQCEAEGFRRITYFLDRPDVLSVYTTRIEADKSEAPILLSNGNPVEHGDVAGSNRHYALWRDPFPKPSYLFALVGGDLGVVRDGFTTMSGRGVELAIYVEHGKESRAAYAMDALKRSMRWDEEKFGREYDLDVFNIVAVSDFNMGAMENKGLNIFNDKYVLASPDTATDGDYAGIEGVIAHEYFHNWTGNRITCRDWFQLCLKEGLTVFRDQEFSADMRSRAVERIGDVRGLRLAQFPEDAGPLAHPVRPDVYQEINNFYTSTVYEKGAEIIRMLRTLIGEDNFRRGMDLYFERFDGTAATIEDFLSCFAAASGRDLTHFALWYSQAGTPVVTTSGDYDPAAGTFALKLRQQTPPTPGQSEKKPVVIPLALALFGENGQKLDLVSEDAAPTELARGLIELDRAERAIRFREIPSRPVVSLLRGFSAPVRLEPAPTSEDLERLLACDDDPFNRWQASQSLALRAIFGRLETGALEARGLSEALRTLLAKAEDDPALVAQALSLPSDIDLAREKGSDVDPDQLFDARMALRAEIGRSLASELDAIYARFSAAGAFTPDAASAGRRALRNVTLDLLAAGDAEKGRSLATAQFEAAGNMTDKLAALATLALLGGHAREEAFARFYDQYAGDALVIDKWFSLQAMIPEAATTQRVLGLMTHREFSMSNPNRVRALIGAFANGNLTRFHALDGSGYDLLTAVVLEVDPKNPQVSARLLSALRSWRTMESRRRGLIEARLKHIVAQENLSADLRDIATRALG from the coding sequence ATGCGTCATCCTTCGACCGCCGCCATTCGGCTGGCCGATTACCGTCCTGCGGATTTCGCGATCGATTCGGTCGAACTCGATTTCAGCCTGCATCCGAGCAAGACCCGCGTCTCCGCGCGACTGGCGCTGCGCCGCAATCCAGCCGGGGATTCTTCAGCGCCACTCGTGCTCGACGGCGACGAGTTGATGCTGCTGGGCGTGAAGCTCGACGGCCGCACGCTCGGCCCCGGCGAATATGAGGCGACGCAGGATCGCCTTACTCTCGCCAAAATTCCCGACGCGCCTTTCACTCTGGAAATCGACACGGAGCTCAATCCGAGCGGCAATACGCAGCTTTCCGGGCTCTATCGCTCCGGCTCGGCCTATTGCACGCAGTGCGAGGCGGAAGGTTTTCGCCGCATCACCTATTTCCTAGACCGGCCCGACGTGCTCAGCGTCTATACCACGCGCATCGAAGCCGACAAAAGCGAAGCGCCGATCCTGCTGTCGAACGGCAATCCGGTCGAGCATGGCGACGTCGCAGGAAGCAATCGCCACTACGCTCTCTGGCGCGATCCGTTCCCGAAGCCCTCTTATCTGTTCGCGCTCGTGGGCGGCGATCTGGGCGTTGTGCGCGACGGATTCACGACGATGTCGGGCCGTGGCGTCGAACTGGCCATCTACGTCGAACATGGCAAGGAATCGCGCGCAGCCTATGCGATGGACGCGCTGAAGCGCTCGATGCGCTGGGACGAAGAGAAATTCGGCCGCGAATATGATCTCGACGTGTTCAACATCGTCGCCGTCTCGGACTTCAACATGGGCGCCATGGAGAACAAGGGCCTCAACATCTTCAACGACAAATATGTGCTCGCCTCGCCCGACACCGCGACCGACGGCGATTACGCCGGCATCGAAGGAGTCATCGCGCATGAATATTTCCACAATTGGACGGGCAATCGCATCACCTGCCGCGACTGGTTCCAGCTCTGCCTCAAGGAAGGGCTGACGGTTTTCCGCGACCAGGAGTTTTCCGCCGACATGCGTTCGCGCGCGGTGGAGCGCATCGGCGACGTGCGCGGCCTGCGCCTCGCGCAATTTCCCGAAGACGCCGGTCCGCTCGCGCATCCCGTGCGTCCGGACGTCTATCAAGAAATCAACAATTTCTACACGTCGACCGTTTACGAGAAGGGCGCTGAAATCATCCGCATGTTGCGGACGTTGATCGGCGAAGACAACTTCCGCCGCGGCATGGATCTCTATTTCGAACGCTTCGACGGGACGGCCGCGACGATCGAAGATTTCCTCTCCTGCTTCGCCGCCGCATCCGGACGCGACCTGACGCATTTTGCGCTTTGGTACAGTCAGGCGGGAACGCCTGTGGTGACGACGTCAGGCGACTACGATCCCGCCGCCGGAACGTTCGCCTTGAAGCTGCGTCAGCAGACGCCCCCGACGCCTGGCCAAAGCGAGAAGAAGCCCGTCGTCATTCCGCTGGCGCTGGCGCTCTTTGGCGAGAATGGGCAAAAGCTCGATCTCGTCAGCGAAGACGCCGCGCCGACCGAACTCGCCCGTGGCCTGATCGAACTCGACCGCGCCGAGCGCGCCATCCGTTTCCGCGAGATTCCGTCACGGCCCGTGGTCTCGCTGCTGCGCGGCTTTTCCGCGCCTGTGCGCCTCGAGCCCGCGCCGACGAGCGAGGATCTCGAACGACTGCTCGCCTGTGACGACGATCCGTTCAATCGCTGGCAGGCGTCGCAAAGCCTCGCCTTGCGGGCGATCTTCGGTCGGCTCGAAACCGGCGCGTTGGAAGCCCGAGGACTGAGCGAAGCACTGCGAACGCTGCTCGCCAAGGCCGAGGACGATCCGGCTCTGGTCGCACAGGCGTTGTCGCTGCCGTCGGACATCGACCTTGCGCGCGAAAAGGGAAGCGACGTCGACCCGGATCAGCTCTTCGACGCCCGCATGGCGTTGCGCGCGGAGATCGGCAGGTCGCTCGCTTCAGAGCTCGACGCGATCTACGCGCGCTTTTCCGCCGCCGGCGCCTTTACGCCCGACGCCGCGAGCGCGGGACGCCGCGCTTTGCGCAACGTGACGCTCGATCTTCTGGCTGCGGGCGACGCTGAAAAAGGCCGATCCTTGGCCACGGCGCAGTTTGAAGCCGCGGGGAATATGACCGACAAGCTCGCCGCGCTGGCGACATTGGCGCTTCTGGGCGGCCATGCGCGCGAGGAGGCCTTCGCACGGTTCTACGACCAATATGCCGGAGACGCGCTCGTCATCGACAAATGGTTCTCGCTGCAGGCGATGATTCCGGAAGCGGCGACCACTCAGCGCGTATTGGGTCTGATGACGCATCGGGAATTCTCGATGAGCAACCCCAACCGCGTACGCGCTTTGATCGGCGCCTTCGCGAACGGCAATCTCACGCGCTTTCATGCGCTCGACGGATCAGGATATGATTTGCTGACGGCCGTGGTTCTCGAAGTCGATCCGAAGAATCCCCAGGTGTCCGCACGGCTTCTCTCGGCGCTGCGGTCCTGGCGCACGATGGAGTCGCGGCGCCGCGGCCTCATTGAAGCTCGGCTCAAGCATATCGTCGCGCAGGAAAATCTTTCGGCGGACTTGCGCGACATCGCCACGCGGGCGCTCGGCTGA